One genomic region from Microcystis panniformis FACHB-1757 encodes:
- a CDS encoding carotenoid oxygenase family protein has protein sequence MKAWAKSLEKPAVEFSETQLTLLSGKIPDGLRGSLYRNGPGRLERGKQKVGHWFDGDGAVLAVHFHDKGASATYRYVQTAGYQQESAANQYLFPNYGMNAPGFFWNNWGKEVKNAANTSVLALPDKLLALWEGGFPHKLDLQSLETLGLDNLSSLQAKETFSAHPKLDLSRGEIFNFGVTISAKVSLNLYKSDSTGEIIQKNTFELDRLSLLHDFVLAGQYLVFFVPPIKADKLSILLGFKTFSDAMQWQPELGTRILIFDRDSLQLVSESVTDSWFQWHFANGCVSDQGNLEIVFVRYDDFKTNQFLKEVPTGETETLAIGKLASITINPLSAKVINQEILSDLSCDFPVVSPQLVGQKWQNTFLAVHRPDSDIRREIIGLPACYNHSTGKLTIAYLENNCYGSEPIFVSDGLSPETGWLIVVVYDGNNHSSQVRIYDSQQLEKEPLCCLQLPSVIPPGFHGTWQEKSEKGAEAIST, from the coding sequence ATGAAAGCTTGGGCAAAATCTTTAGAAAAACCAGCAGTGGAATTTTCTGAAACCCAATTAACCCTATTATCGGGGAAAATTCCCGATGGATTGCGGGGTAGTCTCTATCGCAATGGTCCGGGGAGATTAGAAAGAGGTAAGCAAAAAGTTGGTCATTGGTTTGACGGAGATGGGGCAGTTTTAGCTGTACATTTTCATGATAAGGGAGCCAGTGCCACCTATCGTTATGTTCAGACTGCCGGTTATCAGCAAGAAAGTGCCGCTAATCAATATTTATTTCCTAATTATGGCATGAATGCCCCCGGCTTCTTTTGGAATAATTGGGGAAAAGAGGTAAAAAATGCCGCTAATACCTCGGTGTTAGCTTTACCCGATAAATTATTAGCTCTCTGGGAAGGGGGTTTTCCCCATAAATTAGATTTACAATCTTTAGAAACCCTAGGTTTAGATAATTTATCTAGCTTACAAGCAAAGGAAACTTTTTCCGCTCATCCTAAGCTAGATTTGTCCAGAGGAGAGATTTTTAATTTCGGGGTGACAATCAGTGCCAAAGTTAGTTTAAATCTCTATAAGTCTGACTCCACTGGTGAAATTATCCAGAAAAATACTTTTGAGTTAGATAGATTGTCTCTGCTGCATGACTTTGTTTTAGCAGGACAGTATCTCGTCTTTTTCGTTCCACCGATAAAAGCGGATAAATTATCGATACTGTTGGGATTTAAAACTTTTAGTGATGCTATGCAGTGGCAGCCAGAATTAGGAACAAGAATACTAATTTTTGATCGAGATTCTCTGCAATTAGTCAGTGAAAGTGTTACAGATTCATGGTTTCAATGGCACTTCGCTAATGGTTGTGTGAGTGACCAAGGCAATCTTGAAATTGTTTTTGTCCGTTATGATGACTTTAAAACTAATCAATTTTTAAAAGAAGTTCCCACGGGTGAAACCGAAACCTTAGCCATCGGAAAATTAGCAAGTATCACTATTAATCCCCTATCAGCAAAAGTGATTAATCAGGAAATTCTCTCGGATTTAAGCTGTGATTTTCCCGTGGTTTCCCCGCAGCTGGTGGGACAAAAATGGCAAAATACTTTTTTAGCTGTCCATCGTCCCGATAGCGATATTCGTCGGGAAATTATCGGACTTCCCGCTTGTTATAATCACTCCACAGGTAAGTTAACTATTGCTTATCTAGAAAATAACTGTTATGGAAGTGAACCGATTTTTGTCTCCGATGGTTTATCTCCAGAAACGGGATGGTTAATCGTCGTGGTTTACGACGGCAATAATCACAGCAGCCAAGTGAGAATCTATGATAGTCAGCAGCTAGAAAAAGAACCCCTTTGCTGTCTGCAATTACCCAGTGTTATCCCTCCGGGGTTTCACGGTACTTGGCAAGAAAAATCAGAAAAAGGTGCAGAAGCAATCTCAACTTAG
- a CDS encoding Uma2 family endonuclease has product MTFTPAIDPDIEYPDSDGKPMADNTEQYEWIVKIKENLEILFANSPQVFIAGDLLWYPVQDKKITGPVAPDVMVVFGRPKGRRGSYKQWQEDNIAPQVVFEILSPSNSLEEMERKLLFYQRYGVEEYYLYDPDSHNFQGWLRQEGLLSSIPEIKGWVSPRLSIRFDLTEKGLEIYGLDGQKFLSSIELSQRLEQERLKAEEASLQLEQERLKAERLAEYIRSLGIDPDTL; this is encoded by the coding sequence ATGACCTTTACACCAGCTATTGATCCAGATATTGAATACCCCGACAGTGACGGTAAACCCATGGCCGATAATACCGAACAATACGAATGGATCGTTAAAATTAAAGAAAATCTTGAGATTCTTTTTGCTAATTCTCCTCAGGTTTTTATTGCCGGGGATCTGCTCTGGTATCCCGTCCAAGATAAGAAAATTACCGGACCGGTTGCTCCCGATGTTATGGTAGTATTTGGTCGTCCGAAAGGAAGAAGGGGTTCCTATAAACAATGGCAAGAAGATAATATCGCTCCTCAAGTGGTTTTTGAAATTCTCTCCCCTTCTAATAGCTTAGAAGAAATGGAGCGAAAACTCCTGTTTTATCAACGTTATGGAGTGGAAGAATACTATCTTTATGATCCCGATTCTCATAATTTTCAAGGATGGTTGAGACAGGAAGGACTATTAAGTTCTATACCTGAGATTAAGGGATGGGTTAGTCCTCGGTTAAGTATCCGATTTGATTTGACAGAAAAGGGGTTAGAAATTTATGGTTTAGATGGTCAGAAATTTTTAAGTTCTATCGAGTTATCTCAAAGGTTAGAACAAGAGCGTCTTAAAGCTGAAGAAGCAAGTTTACAATTAGAACAGGAGCGTCTTAAAGCTGAACGTTTAGCTGAATATATCCGTTCTCTGGGAATTGATCCCGATACTTTATAA
- a CDS encoding Uma2 family endonuclease, protein MTFTPAIDPDIEYPDSDGKPMADNTEQYEWIVKIKENLEILFANSPQVFIAGDLLWYPVQDKKITGPVAPDVMVVFGRPKGRRGSYKQWQEDNIAPQVVFEILSPSNSLEEMERKLLFYQRYGVEEYYLYDPDSHNFQGWLRQEGLLSSIPEIKGWVSPRLNIRFDLREDGLEIYGLDGQKFLTSLELSQRLEQERLKAERLAEYIRSLGIDPDTL, encoded by the coding sequence ATGACCTTTACACCAGCTATTGATCCAGATATTGAATACCCCGACAGTGACGGTAAACCCATGGCCGATAATACCGAACAATACGAATGGATCGTTAAAATTAAAGAAAATCTTGAGATTCTTTTTGCTAATTCTCCTCAGGTTTTTATTGCCGGGGATCTGCTCTGGTATCCCGTCCAAGATAAGAAAATTACTGGACCAGTTGCTCCCGATGTTATGGTAGTATTTGGTCGTCCGAAAGGAAGACGGGGTTCCTATAAACAATGGCAAGAAGATAATATCGCTCCTCAAGTGGTTTTTGAAATTCTCTCCCCTTCTAATAGCTTAGAAGAAATGGAACGAAAACTACTGTTTTATCAACGTTATGGAGTGGAAGAATACTATCTTTATGATCCCGATTCTCATAATTTTCAAGGATGGTTGAGACAGGAAGGACTATTAAGTTCTATACCTGAGATTAAGGGATGGGTTAGTCCTCGGTTAAATATCCGATTTGATTTGAGAGAAGATGGGTTAGAAATTTATGGTTTAGATGGTCAGAAATTTTTAACTTCTCTTGAGTTATCTCAAAGGTTAGAACAAGAGCGTCTTAAAGCTGAACGTTTAGCTGAATATATCCGTTCTCTAGGAATTGATCCCGATACCTTATGA
- a CDS encoding Uma2 family endonuclease — protein sequence MTFTPAIDPDIEYPDSDGKPMADNTEQYEWIVKIKENLEILFATSPNVFIAGDLLWYPVQDKKITGPVAPDVMVVFGRPKGRRGSYKQWQEDNIAPQVVFEILSPSNSLEEMERKLLFYQRYGVEEYYLYDPDSHNFQGWLRQEGLLSSIPEIKGWVSPRLNIRFDLREDGLEIYSLDGQKFLSSIELSQKAEQARLQLEQERLKAEQARLQLEQERLKAEQARLQLEQERLKAERLAEYIRSLGINPDTL from the coding sequence ATGACCTTTACACCAGCTATTGATCCAGATATTGAATACCCCGACAGTGACGGTAAACCCATGGCCGATAATACCGAACAATACGAATGGATCGTTAAAATCAAAGAAAATCTTGAGATTCTTTTTGCCACTTCTCCTAACGTTTTTATTGCCGGGGATCTGCTCTGGTATCCCGTCCAAGATAAGAAAATTACCGGACCGGTTGCTCCCGATGTTATGGTAGTATTTGGTCGTCCGAAAGGAAGAAGGGGTTCCTATAAACAATGGCAAGAAGATAATATCGCTCCTCAAGTGGTCTTTGAAATTCTTTCACCTTCTAATAGCTTAGAAGAAATGGAGCGAAAACTACTCTTTTATCAACGTTATGGAGTGGAAGAATACTATCTTTATGATCCCGATTCTCATAATTTTCAAGGATGGTTAAGACAGGAAGGACTATTAAGTTCTATACCTGAGATTAAGGGATGGGTTAGTCCTCGGTTAAATATCCGATTTGATTTGAGAGAAGATGGGTTAGAAATTTATAGTTTAGATGGTCAGAAATTTTTAAGTTCTATCGAGTTATCTCAAAAAGCTGAACAAGCAAGGTTACAATTGGAACAAGAGCGTCTTAAAGCTGAACAAGCAAGGTTACAATTAGAACAAGAGCGTCTTAAAGCTGAACAAGCAAGGTTACAATTAGAACAAGAGCGTCTTAAAGCTGAACGTTTAGCTGAATATATCCGTTCTCTAGGAATTAATCCCGATACTTTATGA
- a CDS encoding Uma2 family endonuclease: protein MTFTPAIDPDIEYPDSDGKPMADNTEQYEWIVKIKENLEILFATSPNVFIAGDLLWYPVQDKKITGPVAPDVMVVFGRPKGRRGSYKQWQEDNIAPQVVFEILSPSNSLEEMERKLLFYQRYGVEEYYLYDPDSHNFQGWLRQEGLLSSIPEIKGWVSPRLNIRFDLREDGLEIYSLDGQKFLSSIELSQKAERLAEYIRSLGINPDTL, encoded by the coding sequence ATGACCTTTACACCAGCTATTGATCCAGATATTGAATACCCCGACAGTGACGGTAAACCCATGGCCGATAATACCGAACAATACGAATGGATCGTTAAAATCAAAGAAAATCTTGAGATTCTTTTTGCCACTTCTCCTAACGTTTTTATTGCCGGGGATCTGCTCTGGTATCCCGTCCAAGATAAGAAAATTACCGGACCGGTTGCTCCCGATGTTATGGTAGTATTTGGTCGTCCGAAAGGAAGAAGGGGTTCCTATAAACAATGGCAAGAAGATAATATCGCTCCTCAAGTGGTCTTTGAAATTCTTTCACCTTCTAATAGCTTAGAAGAAATGGAGCGAAAACTCCTGTTTTATCAACGTTATGGAGTGGAAGAATACTATCTTTATGATCCCGATTCTCATAATTTTCAAGGATGGTTAAGACAGGAAGGACTATTAAGTTCTATACCTGAGATTAAGGGATGGGTTAGTCCTCGGTTAAATATCCGATTTGATTTGAGAGAAGATGGGTTAGAAATTTATAGTTTAGATGGTCAAAAATTTTTAAGTTCTATCGAGTTATCTCAAAAAGCTGAACGTTTAGCCGAATATATCCGTTCTCTAGGAATTAATCCCGATACTTTATGA
- a CDS encoding DUF29 domain-containing protein: MMTALYEEDFVLWTEKTAELLKRKEFDRVDWENLIEEVECMGKSDRRAVESLLTQLLIHLLKLSYWESEKERNARHWLEEIANFRVQLERKVDSPTLANHLRDTFETAYSDARKSLINARIVDKNAIPLESIFTLQQVLDGDWFPIDIEPFLETRP, encoded by the coding sequence ATGATGACCGCTCTCTACGAAGAAGATTTTGTTCTCTGGACGGAAAAAACCGCCGAACTGTTAAAGCGAAAAGAGTTTGACCGGGTGGACTGGGAAAACCTGATCGAAGAGGTGGAGTGTATGGGAAAAAGCGACAGACGGGCTGTAGAGAGTTTGTTAACTCAATTATTAATCCATCTCCTGAAACTATCCTATTGGGAATCGGAAAAAGAACGGAATGCCCGTCATTGGCTCGAAGAAATCGCCAATTTTAGGGTTCAATTGGAAAGAAAGGTAGATAGTCCGACTCTCGCCAATCATCTGCGGGACACTTTCGAGACAGCCTACTCTGATGCCAGAAAATCCCTGATTAACGCGCGGATAGTCGATAAAAATGCGATTCCCCTAGAGTCTATATTCACTCTCCAACAGGTATTAGACGGGGACTGGTTCCCGATCGATATCGAACCTTTTTTGGAAACCCGTCCATAA
- a CDS encoding deoxycytidylate deaminase, whose translation MINSEEKRPTWDEYFLMIAKLAATRSTCLAFPVGAVIVKDRQVLATGYNGSPSGTVHCTAQGFCYRGLGTCRESGEIPSRAIHAEANAIAQAAKHGISTQGASIYVTLEPCISCLKLIISSGIKEVFYEADFNSGTKAMLRDSFLETGIIKYKKIYLSAEMASHAALFLLNPILIDLR comes from the coding sequence GTGATCAACTCTGAAGAAAAAAGACCGACTTGGGACGAATACTTTTTAATGATCGCTAAATTAGCCGCCACCAGATCCACCTGTTTAGCTTTTCCCGTCGGTGCGGTAATTGTCAAAGATCGGCAGGTTTTAGCCACGGGTTACAATGGTTCTCCATCGGGAACGGTTCATTGTACTGCCCAGGGTTTTTGTTATCGCGGTTTGGGAACCTGTCGAGAATCCGGAGAAATTCCCTCTCGGGCAATTCATGCCGAAGCTAATGCGATCGCTCAAGCGGCCAAACACGGTATTTCTACTCAAGGAGCTAGTATTTACGTTACTTTAGAACCCTGTATTTCCTGTTTAAAACTAATTATTTCTTCGGGAATTAAAGAAGTTTTTTACGAAGCGGATTTTAATAGTGGGACAAAAGCAATGTTAAGGGATTCTTTTCTAGAAACGGGGATTATTAAATATAAAAAGATTTATTTATCAGCAGAAATGGCTAGTCATGCGGCCTTATTTTTATTAAATCCCATTTTGATCGATCTCAGGTAG
- a CDS encoding zinc metalloprotease HtpX, giving the protein MNQLKTVALLGLLAGLLVAIGYAIGGQGGALIGLVIAAITNIGSWYYSDRIALAAYQAQPVSRQQAPELYQMVENLSRQANIPTPQLYIVPTPAANAFATGRDPEHAAVAVTEGILNLLPADELEAVIAHELTHVRNRDTLTQAVAATVAGAISYLARMLSYGFLFAGNSRHRQGGNPIGLLLTIFLAPLAATVIQMAISRTREFEADAGSARLTENPEALARALTRLELIGRQMPLNANPAFEPLLISSPFSGQFLANLFATHPSTEARIENLRRIQQELLT; this is encoded by the coding sequence ATGAATCAGCTTAAAACTGTTGCTTTATTGGGTTTACTAGCCGGTTTACTTGTCGCTATTGGCTACGCGATCGGTGGTCAGGGCGGTGCTTTAATTGGTTTAGTAATCGCCGCCATTACTAATATCGGTTCTTGGTACTATTCTGATCGCATTGCTCTGGCCGCTTACCAAGCCCAACCAGTCAGCCGCCAACAAGCCCCCGAACTCTACCAAATGGTAGAAAACCTCTCTCGTCAAGCCAATATTCCCACGCCGCAACTCTATATCGTCCCCACCCCCGCCGCTAATGCTTTCGCCACCGGCAGAGATCCCGAACACGCCGCCGTCGCCGTTACCGAGGGGATTTTAAACCTGCTGCCCGCCGACGAATTAGAAGCAGTTATCGCCCACGAATTAACTCATGTGCGTAACCGGGATACCTTAACCCAAGCTGTTGCGGCCACCGTTGCCGGGGCGATTTCCTACCTCGCCAGAATGCTGAGTTATGGTTTCCTGTTTGCTGGCAATTCTCGCCATCGTCAAGGGGGCAATCCCATCGGTTTGCTACTTACCATCTTTCTCGCCCCCCTTGCCGCCACTGTGATTCAGATGGCTATCTCTCGTACCAGAGAATTCGAGGCCGATGCTGGTTCCGCTCGCTTGACCGAGAATCCCGAAGCTTTAGCCAGGGCTTTAACCCGTTTAGAATTGATCGGTCGTCAAATGCCCTTAAATGCCAATCCTGCCTTTGAACCCCTGTTAATTAGCAGTCCTTTTTCGGGGCAGTTTCTGGCTAATTTATTCGCTACTCACCCATCCACCGAGGCAAGAATCGAAAATTTGCGTCGCATTCAACAGGAATTATTAACCTGA
- a CDS encoding energy-coupling factor ABC transporter permease: MSVNFLGVGLFHHLLTPYLALHIPDGFLSPPVSLFTWIIAVVLIGFSLKKVRGHYAERAVPLMGVCAAFIFAAQMINFPIPGGTSGHLLGGTLAGVLLGPWAGSLVMAVVFIVQALFFQDGGLTVLGANIVNMGLIGTFGGYYLYLGIRKALGFNSWRSMAIAIAVAAWTSVVVAALACALQLALSGTVPLLVALFAMLSWHILIGIGEAVITVFAVGYIWRTRPDLLYDPPHSVNTSVSPAYASRQ; the protein is encoded by the coding sequence ATGTCTGTTAATTTTCTGGGAGTGGGTTTGTTTCACCATCTCCTTACCCCTTATCTCGCCCTCCATATTCCCGACGGCTTTTTGAGTCCACCGGTGAGTCTATTTACTTGGATAATTGCCGTTGTCCTGATTGGCTTTTCTCTCAAAAAAGTGCGCGGCCACTACGCTGAACGGGCTGTACCTTTGATGGGAGTTTGTGCCGCCTTTATTTTTGCCGCCCAGATGATTAATTTTCCCATTCCGGGGGGAACCTCCGGACATTTGTTAGGGGGGACTCTGGCGGGGGTTCTGCTCGGTCCCTGGGCGGGTTCTCTGGTGATGGCGGTGGTTTTTATCGTTCAAGCTTTATTTTTTCAAGATGGCGGTTTAACGGTTTTAGGGGCGAATATCGTCAATATGGGTTTGATCGGGACGTTTGGCGGTTATTATCTCTATCTAGGGATTAGGAAAGCCCTTGGTTTTAATAGTTGGCGCAGTATGGCGATCGCTATTGCCGTAGCTGCTTGGACAAGTGTGGTGGTGGCGGCGTTAGCTTGCGCCCTGCAATTGGCTTTATCTGGCACTGTACCGCTTTTAGTCGCCCTTTTTGCCATGTTATCTTGGCATATCCTCATCGGTATCGGGGAAGCGGTGATTACGGTTTTCGCTGTCGGTTATATCTGGCGAACTCGTCCCGATCTCCTCTACGATCCGCCCCATTCCGTTAATACTTCTGTTTCCCCTGCCTACGCTTCTCGTCAATAA
- a CDS encoding PDGLE domain-containing protein, giving the protein MNIRRNSQFFLIGLVLSLIIAVFLSPFASPDPDGLDRVAEDLQFSQKEEPNALGNQLPSARIFDGYALKGVPEGVATPLAGFLGTLATFGIAWGIGKLVIAKSQNQE; this is encoded by the coding sequence ATGAATATTCGCAGAAATAGCCAATTTTTTCTGATTGGCTTGGTATTATCCCTAATTATCGCCGTTTTTCTTTCTCCCTTTGCTAGTCCCGATCCCGACGGACTCGATCGAGTGGCGGAAGACTTACAATTTAGCCAAAAGGAAGAGCCTAACGCCCTTGGTAATCAATTACCCTCCGCCCGAATTTTTGATGGTTATGCCCTCAAAGGTGTTCCCGAAGGTGTCGCCACTCCCCTCGCCGGTTTTCTGGGAACTCTTGCCACTTTCGGCATCGCTTGGGGTATCGGTAAATTAGTGATTGCAAAATCCCAAAATCAGGAGTAA
- a CDS encoding IS4 family transposase, producing the protein MLPSFYQACLQANLSEASYLTLQLLILLLQSHRIVQLEKLAALFPQPITFESRRRNLQRFLKLPQLNVKLLWFPLIKQIVKLEFSGKNKNREPRRRLKKLKHAGRLLVVIDRTDWKGRNLFVASVICGRRALPVYWVLLNKKGSSALGEPKKFLKPVLGLLKPYPLVVMGDREFQSAQLGKWLDDRGVAFIFRQKKSTYTRLKDGENYQALSELEPNRGERNFFRGVTHTKSHEIEGFNLATYGKRGYRTKGSKEPWYLLTNLESLEITLKLYKSRLGASHLRNE; encoded by the coding sequence ATGTTACCTTCATTCTATCAGGCTTGTTTACAGGCGAACCTTAGCGAGGCGAGCTATTTGACCTTACAGCTCCTAATCCTGCTCTTACAAAGTCATCGGATAGTCCAACTAGAGAAACTGGCCGCTCTTTTCCCGCAACCGATAACCTTTGAAAGTAGAAGACGGAATTTGCAGAGATTTCTTAAGCTCCCGCAACTAAACGTGAAACTCTTGTGGTTTCCTTTGATCAAACAGATCGTCAAGCTAGAATTTAGCGGAAAAAATAAAAATCGAGAGCCAAGAAGAAGGCTCAAAAAACTGAAACACGCGGGAAGATTATTAGTCGTCATAGATAGAACCGATTGGAAGGGTAGAAATTTATTCGTCGCCAGTGTGATTTGTGGTCGGAGAGCTTTGCCCGTATATTGGGTGTTACTGAATAAAAAAGGAAGTAGCGCTCTCGGGGAACCGAAAAAATTCCTCAAGCCAGTCTTAGGGTTGTTGAAACCCTATCCGCTCGTCGTAATGGGAGACCGTGAATTTCAGTCAGCGCAATTAGGGAAGTGGCTTGACGACAGAGGTGTAGCTTTTATCTTCCGTCAAAAGAAAAGTACCTACACGCGATTGAAAGATGGAGAAAACTATCAAGCCCTTTCCGAGTTAGAACCGAACCGGGGCGAGCGAAACTTCTTTCGGGGAGTGACCCACACGAAAAGCCATGAGATCGAGGGGTTCAACCTAGCAACTTATGGGAAAAGAGGTTATCGAACTAAAGGGTCTAAAGAGCCTTGGTATTTATTGACCAACCTAGAATCTTTAGAGATAACTCTCAAGTTATATAAATCTCGATTGGGAGCATCTCATTTACGCAATGAGTAA
- a CDS encoding transposase, whose protein sequence is MKTENRIFSQVYSYLEQGSRFVDKRHLTVLSWMVTALLSSQSLNQARWEPFVQSRAEQANSYQRRWNRFCQNGRVAVEKIYIPLILKAIETWKEKGERLYLAIDTTLLWNQYCFVYLAVVCGGRAVPLMWMGLEHGSASLAFEKYEPLLDRAKGYLQGFENVMLLADRGFANQQLIQWLRKNTWHWCLRLPCDTLIYGVRRRGFGYEVRELYPPKRQACFDRNVQVWQEARITAHLALASVPGVKDNWAILSDEPPTLDTFWQYGLRFPIEHLFQGQ, encoded by the coding sequence ATGAAAACCGAGAACAGAATCTTCTCCCAAGTTTATTCCTATCTAGAACAAGGAAGCCGATTTGTGGATAAAAGACATTTAACCGTCCTCAGTTGGATGGTGACAGCCCTACTCAGTAGTCAAAGTCTCAATCAAGCCAGATGGGAACCCTTTGTACAAAGCAGAGCCGAACAAGCCAATAGTTATCAGAGACGGTGGAATCGCTTTTGCCAGAATGGAAGAGTAGCGGTGGAAAAGATATACATCCCCTTAATATTGAAAGCCATCGAGACTTGGAAGGAGAAGGGGGAAAGACTGTATCTAGCAATAGATACCACTCTGTTGTGGAATCAATACTGCTTTGTCTATCTAGCGGTGGTCTGCGGGGGGAGAGCCGTCCCCTTGATGTGGATGGGATTAGAACATGGTAGTGCCAGCCTAGCTTTTGAGAAATACGAACCCTTGTTGGACAGAGCCAAAGGCTATCTTCAGGGCTTTGAGAATGTCATGCTGTTAGCCGACCGAGGCTTTGCCAATCAGCAATTAATTCAATGGCTCAGGAAAAATACTTGGCATTGGTGTCTTCGCTTACCTTGCGATACCCTCATTTACGGTGTTCGCCGTCGGGGTTTTGGCTATGAGGTCAGAGAACTCTATCCTCCCAAACGGCAAGCCTGCTTTGATCGCAACGTTCAAGTCTGGCAGGAGGCTAGAATCACTGCTCATCTTGCTTTAGCCTCTGTTCCAGGGGTTAAGGATAATTGGGCAATTCTGAGCGATGAACCTCCTACCCTTGACACCTTCTGGCAGTATGGTCTTCGTTTTCCCATTGAACATCTCTTTCAAGGGCAGTAA
- a CDS encoding pyridoxal-phosphate-dependent aminotransferase family protein — protein MENKNMLMIPGPTPVPEAVLLAMAKAPIGHRTGAFSKVIAELTENLKWLHQTSGDVLMLTASGTGVMEAGIINFLSPGDRVLVGDNGKFGERWGKVAKAYGLNVDLVKAEWGKPLDTEAFTAKLTEDKEKAIKAVIITHSETSTGVLNDLESINKAVKDHGEALIIVDAVTSLGAYHIPIDEWGLDVVGSGSQKGYMIPPGLGFVSVSKKAWKAYETAKLPRFYLDLGKYKKATDEDSSPFTPPVNLMYGLQASLQMMRREGLAAIFARHQRLTQMTRAGMRALDLPLYAADSWASTAITAVAPTLVDAEKIRSTLNKKFDIAVAGGQDHLKGKIFRIGHLGFASERDILTVIAAIEATLIELGVEGVTPGAGVAAAASVMVQG, from the coding sequence ATGGAAAATAAAAATATGTTGATGATTCCCGGCCCCACACCAGTGCCGGAAGCGGTATTATTGGCTATGGCTAAAGCACCTATAGGTCATCGGACGGGTGCTTTTAGCAAGGTAATCGCCGAATTAACCGAAAATCTTAAATGGTTGCATCAAACCAGTGGCGATGTCTTAATGTTAACCGCTTCGGGAACCGGTGTCATGGAAGCGGGAATTATTAATTTTCTCAGCCCCGGCGATCGAGTTTTGGTGGGGGATAATGGTAAATTTGGGGAACGTTGGGGGAAAGTCGCAAAAGCCTACGGCTTAAATGTGGATCTAGTTAAGGCAGAATGGGGTAAACCCCTAGATACAGAGGCATTCACCGCTAAACTGACCGAAGACAAGGAAAAAGCCATCAAAGCGGTAATTATCACCCATTCAGAAACTTCCACCGGGGTTCTCAATGACTTGGAAAGCATTAACAAAGCGGTAAAAGACCACGGGGAAGCTTTAATTATCGTCGATGCTGTCACCAGTTTAGGAGCTTATCATATTCCCATCGACGAATGGGGTTTAGATGTGGTCGGTTCTGGTTCCCAGAAAGGTTATATGATTCCTCCCGGTTTAGGTTTTGTTTCCGTAAGCAAAAAAGCTTGGAAAGCCTACGAAACCGCCAAACTGCCCCGTTTTTATCTAGATTTGGGCAAATACAAAAAAGCCACCGATGAGGATAGTTCCCCCTTTACCCCTCCAGTTAACCTGATGTACGGTTTACAAGCTTCTCTGCAAATGATGAGAAGGGAGGGATTAGCGGCAATTTTCGCCCGTCACCAACGCTTAACGCAGATGACGCGGGCAGGTATGCGCGCCCTGGATTTGCCCCTCTATGCGGCGGATTCCTGGGCTTCCACGGCGATTACTGCGGTGGCCCCCACTCTGGTGGATGCGGAAAAAATTCGCTCGACTCTCAATAAAAAGTTCGACATCGCTGTGGCTGGTGGTCAGGATCACCTCAAGGGTAAAATCTTCCGTATCGGTCATTTAGGTTTTGCTAGTGAGAGGGATATCCTCACGGTTATCGCTGCCATTGAAGCGACTTTAATCGAGTTAGGTGTCGAAGGTGTCACCCCCGGTGCCGGTGTGGCTGCGGCTGCCTCGGTGATGGTGCAGGGTTAA